The Plasmodium vinckei vinckei genome assembly, chromosome: PVVCY_14 genome window below encodes:
- a CDS encoding DNA repair protein rhp16, putative: protein MDNSLDKLFSKQERLYKEIIEASCFYVKKLNEWIGDKHVKKLKLKKDDIDLTPKLLINRAQSKASRCRVCGLGIEKKSLRIGYPSKDPRGNYGYISCWVHLDCSKKILYAVLYVEENKECLKKYLIDSEEITCTSDHNSYEQFIHKNIKWELFFGHYDELDDEEKEKLKEITKPYDAKDYEHGKNSFEIFVKKEKDTVFSNNLMKTEKKQIINYELNVPKELKFELLKYQKEGVSWMINQENSKHKGGILADEMGMGKTIQAITLILCQKINRMKCSEVNIKEIEEKIKEEKTEVCVKLEQTNMTTYTSNMDDNSNLIKNEVKVKDEDSEKSIILIESDDNKCFGMKRKSKYFIKSEKEKKSKKGNSKNNKTGKSFKNNGSEKVLHGQTLIIAPIAAVMQWKSEIEKFVEKDFLKVYIYHGSNKKISSKELLEYDVVITSYAMVEINFRKIINKHKIACEYCGRLYLPSTLIIHQKYFCGPNAVRTEKLKKRKKKNKDTALVAMKKFDDHFVPTPKNVFLEILNENKENVKDDKEIKVKSRKGKEKLEKKNTKKNVPFEEDEVIVLSSRESESDSSESKKSIFSPLLRKTSSRVIDLCNVGFEKEAIEKSIEDIYKKKKKNVQWNIVIKYVLANHLYSIDMNDKCKDVLVEIYLSNNNLEDHELKSLNMGELKVLLITMGKHVFGTKIELINRVLVSAKYIRQEIEEEMKKLEDNNKKKGGKNSKTTTKKGAKRSSIELNSHSDANYEHTSSKIKREDSDDTLTKDTGRSNRKRRSTVGSCTVAKRENSNEMNKKVKKEQQNSNKKRKRCNSESSNDEDFSPRSSPRLATKSSSGVSSKRSPRLASKSSGGLSSKGSPRLATKSSRGASSKRTSKLAIKSSDDSSVNYLGSQSGESSESFYDDSENSSDTVMSYDSIIIEKNKIKNKNKKMKRKGSDIFDESLLHLIEWNRIILDEAHRIKNRIASTSQSIFNLKCSGYRWCLTGTPLQNRIGELYSLIRFLEFYPYAYYFCSKKDCKCSLINFEMKDNKYCTICDHTRMCHFNYFNKRILKPIQSFGYNGEGVNSMFYLKNEILDEILLRRTKGEREKDIKLKPLIVSIRKDKLSNEEKDFYESLYKKTTTQFDKYVKSNTVLHNYAHIFDLLSRLRQAADHPYLILFGNTFLSDPSGKFIKKNSAIIPAISNDFVCGICLENVPRKNNVNTKCNHHFHKDCLKQYIESFELENKGTEGDENFGIKKYNTYNIVSNCSDTEKCDNTNMIVFGNEDNNEGKNNSELNRNYKSLSVVKFKDRENSQFVSITNNIENIKDHPLGCPVCYVPLTVDFNAFANEEDKIDDEEIIVCKEEVTHINKSFINRINTDEYQTSTKIEAIFEEVRNVINNTDDKCLIFSQYCSMLDLIEYHLKKNNIICSKLLGYMSMVSRNNILYNFNNDKQLRVLLISLKAGGEGLNLQVANRIFIVDPWWNPAAELQAIQRAHRIGQTKTVYAIRFIIENTVEEKIIQLQNKKQLVFDCTIGNSGSAMQKLTKEDLAFLFHA from the exons ATGGATAATAGTTTggataaattattttctaagCAAGAAAGGCTTTATAAGGAAATAATTGAAGCAAGCTGTTTTTATGTAAAGAAACTTAATGAATGGATAGGTGATAAGCATgtcaaaaaattaaaattaaagaaagaCGATATTGATTTAACTCCTAAATTACTAATAAATAGGGCACAATCAA agGCTAGCCGATGTAGAGTGTGTGGACTGggtattgaaaaaaaaagtttaagAATAGGATATCCATCCAAAGACCCTAGAGGGAATTATGGATACATTAGTTGTTGGGTTCATTTAGATtgtagtaaaaaaatactatatgctgttttatatgttgaagaaaataaggaatgtttaaaaaaatatttaatagatAGCGAAGAAATTACATGTACAAGTGATCATAATAGTTATGAACAGTtcatacataaaaatataaaatgggaattattttttgggcATTATGATGAGCTAGACgatgaagaaaaagaaaaactaAAAGAGATAACTAAACCATATGATGCAAAAGATTATGAACatggaaaaaatagttttgAGATATTTgtaaagaaagaaaaagatacagtattttcaaataatttgatgaaaactgaaaaaaaacaaataattaattatgaaTTAAATGTACCAAAGGAACttaaatttgaattattaaaataccAAAAAGAAGGTGTATCATGGATGATAAATCAGGAAAATTCAAAACATAAAGGAGGTATACTAGCGGATGAAATGGGTATGGGAAAAACAATACAAGCGATAACATTAATCTTGtgtcaaaaaataaatagaatGAAATGTAGCGaagtaaatataaaggaaatagaagaaaaaataaaggagGAAAAAACCGAAGTTTGTGTAAAACTGGAACAAACTAATATGACTACCTATACTAGTAATATGGATGATAATTCCAActtgataaaaaatgaagtcAAAGTAAAAGACGAAGACTCAGAGAAAAGCATTATTTTGATTGAAAgtgatgataataaatgttttggaatgaaaagaaaatcaaaatattttattaaatctgaaaaagaaaaaaagagtAAAAAGGGGAATAGTAAGAATAATAAGACAGGAAAgagttttaaaaataatggttCGGAAAAAGTATTACATGGTCAGACATTAATAATAGCACCTATTGCAGCTGTAATGCAATGGAAATCAGAAATAGAGAAATTTGTTGAAAaagattttttaaaagtttatatatatcatggtagtaataaaaaaatatcttcAAAAGAATTATTGGAATATGATGTTGTTATAACATCATATGCTATGGTAGAAATTAATTTtcgaaaaattataaataaacataaaatagcATGTGAATATTGTGGTAGATTATATTTACCATCAACTTTAATTATacatcaaaaatatttttgtggACCTAATGCTGTTAGAactgaaaaattaaaaaaaagaaaaaaaaaaaataaagatacaGCACTTGTTGctatgaaaaaatttgaCGATCATTTTGTACCTACCccaaaaaatgtttttttagaaattctaaatgaaaataaagaaaatgtaaaaGATGATAAAGAGATAAAGGTGAAATCACGAAAAgggaaagaaaaattagaaaaaaaaaacacaaaaaaaaatgtaccATTTGAAGAGGATGAAGTTATAGTATTAAGTTCTAGAGAATCGGAAAGTGATAGTTCTGAATCAAAGAAATCGATTTTTTCTCCTTTGCTTCGTAAAACATCAAGTAGAGTAATCGATTTATGTAATGTAGGTTTTGAGAAAGAAGCAATTGAAAAAAGTATtgaagatatatataaaaaaaaaaaaaaaaatgtacaaTGGAATAtagttataaaatatgtattagcaaatcatttatatagtaTAGATATGAATGATAAATGTAAAGATGTTTTagtagaaatatatttaagtaataataatttagagGATCATGAACTTAAAAGTTTAAATATGGGAGAATTGAaagtattattaataacTATGGGTAAGCATGTATTTGGAACTAAAATCGAATTAATAAATCGTGTGTTAGTATCTgctaaatatataagacAAGAAATAGAAgaagaaatgaaaaagcttgaagataataataaaaaaaaggggGGAAAAAATAGCAAAACTACGACTAAAAAAGGTGCTAAAAGAAGTTCTATTGAGTTAAATAGCCATAGTGACGCAAATTATGAGCATACTAGtagtaaaattaaaagggAAGATAGTGACGATACATTGACAAAGGATACTGGGAGAAGTAATCGTAAAAGACGTAGCACAGTTGGTAGTTGTACAGTTGCAAAAAGAGAAAACAGTAatgaaatgaataaaaaagttaaaaaagaaCAACAAAATAGtaacaaaaaaaggaaaagatGTAATAGTGAAAGTAGTAATGATGAGGACTTTTCTCCTAGATCATCTCCGAGATTGGCAACTAAATCATCTAGCGGTGTATCCTCTAAAAGGTCACCAAGATTGGCATCAAAGTCGTCTGGTGGCTTATCCTCTAAAGGGTCACCAAGATTGGCAACCAAATCATCTAGAGGTGCATCCTCTAAAAGGACATCTAAATTGGCAATAAAATCGTCTGATGATTCTTCAGTGAATTATTTGGGTAGTCAAAGTGGGGAATCTAGTGAAAGTTTTTATGACGACAGTGAAAATAGTAGTGATACTGTTATGTCATATGATTCGAtaattattgaaaaaaataaaataaaaaataagaataaaaagATGAAAAGAAAAGGATCTGATATATTTGATGAAAGTTTATTACATTTAATAGAATGGAATAGAATAATATTAGATGAAGCCcatagaataaaaaataggatAGCATCAACAAGTCAatcaatttttaatttaaaatgttcAGGTTATAGATGGTGTTTAACTGGAACACCATTACAAAATAGGATTGGTGAATTATACAGTTTAATACGTTTTTTAGAATTTTATCCATatgcttattatttttgttctaAAAAAGATTGTAAATGttctttaataaattttgaaatgaaagataataaatattgtaCTATTTGTGATCATACAAGAATGTgtcattttaattattttaataagaGGATATTAAAACCTATACAATCATTTGGATATAATGGGGAAGGAGTAAATAGTATGTTTTAtcttaaaaatgaaatattagaTGAGATATTACTTAGAAGAACAAAAGGTGAAAGagaaaaagatataaaattaaaaccaTTAATAGTTAGTATTCGTAAAGATAAATTATCTAATGAAGAGAAAGATTTTTATGaatcattatataaaaaaacaacaacccaatttgataaatatgttaaatCAAATACAgttttacataattatgcacatatttttgatttattaagTAGATTAAGACAAGCTGCTGATCATCcatatttaattctttttggtaatacatttttaagtGATCCATCTggtaaatttataaaaaaaaattctgcAATAATTCCAGCTATTTCAAATGATTTTGTATGTGGAATATGTTTGGAAAATGTGCcacgaaaaaataatgttaatacaaaatgtaatcatcattttcataaagattgtttaaaacaatatatagaaagttttgaattagaaaataaagGTACTGAAGGTGATGAAAATTTtggtataaaaaaatataatacatataatattgtaAGTAATTGTTCAGATACTGAAAAATGtgataatacaaatatgaTTGTATTTGGAAATgaagataataatgaagggaaaaataattctgAATTAAATAGAAATTATAAATCTCTTTCTGTTGTTAAATTTAAAGATCGAGAAAATTCTCAATTTGTTAGTATAACAAACAacattgaaaatataaaagatcATCCATTAGGTTGTCCAGTATGTTATGTTCCATTAACTGTTGATTTTAATGCATTTGCAAATGAAGAAGATAAAATAGATGACGAAGAAATTATTGTATGTAAGGAAGAAGTTActcatattaataaaagttttataaatagAATTAATACTGATGAATATCAAACTAGTACAAAGATTGAAGCTATATTTGAGGAAGTTCGAaatgttataaataatactgATGATAaatgtttaatattttcacaaTATTGTTCTATGTTAGATTTAATAgaatatcatttaaaaaaaaataatattatatgttcaaaattattaggATATATGTCAATGGTTTcaagaaataatattttatataattttaataatgataagCAATTAAGAGTATTACTTATAAGTTTAAAAGCAGGAGGAGAGGGATTAAATTTACAGGTCGCCAAtagaatttttattgttgATCCTTGGTGGAACCCCGCTGCAGAATTACAAGCTATTCAACGAGCTCATCGTATAGGACAAACAAAAACTGTTTATGCTATTCGGTttattattgaaaataCTGTTGAAGAAAAGATTATCCAAttgcaaaataaaaagcaGTTAGTATTTGATTGTACTATTGGAAATTCAGGAAGTGCCATgcaaaaattaacaaaggAAGATTTGGCCTTTTTATTCCATGCATGA